The following proteins are encoded in a genomic region of Neurospora crassa OR74A linkage group VI, whole genome shotgun sequence:
- the vma-10 gene encoding vacuolar membrane ATPase 10, which yields MSAQKSAGIQLLLDAEREATKIVQKAREYRTKRVREARDEAKKEIEAYKAQKEAEFKKFEAEHTQGNQAAQEEANAEAEARIREIKEAGNKNREQVIKDLLHAVFTPSPEAMAAH from the exons ATG TCGGCCCAAAAGTCAGCGGGTatccagcttcttctcgaT GCTGAGAGGGAAGCTACCAAGATTGTTCAGAAGG CTAGAGAGT ACCGCACAAAGCGCGTCCGCGAAGCGCGCGACgaagccaagaaggagatAGAAGCGTACAAGGCACAAAAGGAGGCCGAGTTCAAGAAGTTTGAAGCCGAG CACACACAAGGAAACCAAGCCGCCCAAGAGGAAGCCAACGCCGAAGCCGAGGCGCGGATTCGCGAGATCAAGGAGGCCGGCAACAAGAACCGCGAGCaggttattaaggatttGTTGCATGCCGTGTTTACCCCTTCTCCTGAGGCCATGGCTGCTCACTAA